Proteins encoded together in one Terriglobales bacterium window:
- a CDS encoding pyridoxal phosphate-dependent aminotransferase: MAINTKTIPQLRLAKRMSRLGTETAFEVLVKARALEKQGKNIVHLEIGEPDFDTPPNIVESAVDALHKGWTHYGPSAGLPELRQAIAEDVSRSRRVPVTAEEVVVVPGGKPIIFFLILALVEEGDEVIYPNPGFPIYESMIHFMGAKAVPIRLQEELDFRLDVNELADLITDRTKLIILNSPQNPTGGVLSERDVRDIAAAIGDRDIMVLSDEIYSRLIFDGSHHSIISQDGFKERTVLLDGFSKTYAMTGWRMGYGVMRADLAAHMARLMTNSNSCTASFTQVAGVEAVRGDQSSVEHMRQEFQHRRDVFVQGINRIPGFSCRLPKGAFYAFPNIKRTGWASKKLADALLEQAGVACLSGTAFGDFGEGYLRFSVANSIENIQSALQRIEQWSKKNL; encoded by the coding sequence CAAGAACATCGTCCACCTTGAGATCGGCGAGCCCGATTTCGATACTCCACCCAACATAGTTGAATCCGCTGTTGATGCCTTGCACAAAGGTTGGACGCATTACGGGCCTTCTGCTGGCCTACCAGAACTGCGTCAGGCGATTGCGGAAGATGTAAGCCGCAGCCGTCGCGTGCCGGTTACGGCCGAGGAAGTAGTCGTCGTCCCCGGCGGCAAGCCGATTATTTTCTTTTTGATTCTGGCGTTAGTTGAAGAGGGAGACGAAGTAATTTATCCCAATCCCGGCTTCCCGATTTACGAGTCCATGATCCATTTTATGGGCGCGAAAGCGGTGCCTATTCGCCTGCAGGAGGAACTCGATTTTCGCCTGGACGTGAACGAACTGGCTGACCTGATCACCGACCGAACCAAACTCATCATTCTTAATTCACCGCAAAATCCCACGGGCGGGGTGCTCAGCGAGCGCGACGTGCGCGACATTGCCGCTGCCATTGGCGATCGCGACATCATGGTGCTTTCGGACGAAATTTACAGCCGCCTGATCTTTGACGGCTCGCATCATTCGATAATTTCGCAGGACGGATTCAAAGAACGCACCGTGCTGCTCGACGGCTTCTCCAAAACTTATGCCATGACCGGCTGGCGAATGGGATATGGGGTGATGCGCGCCGACCTGGCCGCGCACATGGCGCGCCTGATGACGAACTCCAACTCCTGCACTGCGAGCTTCACCCAAGTCGCAGGGGTTGAGGCGGTGCGCGGCGATCAGTCATCCGTCGAGCACATGCGGCAGGAATTTCAGCATCGGCGCGACGTATTTGTGCAGGGTATCAACCGCATCCCCGGATTTTCCTGCCGGTTGCCTAAAGGTGCGTTCTACGCTTTCCCTAACATCAAGCGGACAGGCTGGGCTTCGAAGAAGCTGGCTGACGCGTTGCTCGAACAGGCTGGCGTGGCTTGCCTCTCCGGCACTGCCTTCGGCGATTTTGGCGAGGGCTATTTGCGCTTCAGCGTAGCCAACTCAATTGAGAATATCCAGAGCGCCCTGCAGCGGATCGAGCAGTGGAGCAAGAAAAATCTATAA
- a CDS encoding thioredoxin family protein encodes MAIAWLRDVDAALAQARRDGKPLLIDFNAAPM; translated from the coding sequence ATGGCAATCGCATGGCTAAGAGATGTGGATGCTGCTCTAGCGCAGGCCCGTCGCGACGGCAAACCCTTGCTCATTGATTTCAACGCTGCTCCGATGTGA
- a CDS encoding thioredoxin fold domain-containing protein, which translates to MDAEVYPDPRVESFIRENFIPVKIHIKEQPQVFQRFGAQWTPTMVILDSDGTERYRFEGYLPPDDFLAQLKLGLAHAAFAREQWQEAERRYREILEQLPNTDAAAEALYWAGVARYKATGDASALKETAQQFQKKYSGSTWAKRASVWAA; encoded by the coding sequence CTGGATGCCGAGGTCTATCCTGATCCCCGGGTGGAGAGCTTTATTCGGGAGAACTTCATTCCCGTCAAAATTCACATCAAGGAACAGCCGCAAGTCTTCCAGCGGTTTGGCGCGCAATGGACGCCGACCATGGTAATTCTTGATTCCGACGGCACAGAGCGATACCGCTTTGAGGGGTACTTGCCGCCCGATGATTTCCTGGCGCAGCTCAAGTTGGGACTGGCGCACGCAGCATTTGCCCGCGAGCAGTGGCAGGAAGCGGAACGCCGTTACCGGGAAATTCTCGAACAGCTGCCCAACACCGATGCCGCCGCGGAGGCGCTCTACTGGGCGGGCGTTGCCCGATACAAAGCAACCGGTGACGCCTCGGCGCTGAAAGAAACCGCTCAGCAATTCCAGAAGAAATACAGCGGAAGCACCTGGGCGAAACGGGCTTCAGTCTGGGCGGCCTGA
- a CDS encoding outer membrane beta-barrel protein, whose translation MSKLKGLVVVMAVLVSTAWGQSLVPKSEFTGGYTYGSMDQNVGLGSTGRLNANGWNTGATAFLNNWFGIEGNVAGLSHTDSISVTSGGLLASVSASEKHYTFVFGPRMSFGAGRANPFVHALFGLDRMSLSGTTSVAGSSVSVSGSNSAFATAIGGGLEYGFSKHFGITTGADYLMTRHGLPTIAGITLSTASATQNNFRVSAGVVVRFGDWGGASKR comes from the coding sequence ATGTCGAAGTTGAAAGGACTCGTTGTAGTGATGGCGGTCCTGGTTTCCACAGCCTGGGGCCAGAGCCTGGTTCCGAAATCAGAGTTCACAGGTGGTTACACCTACGGAAGCATGGACCAGAACGTCGGCTTGGGCAGCACTGGCCGGCTAAACGCAAACGGCTGGAATACCGGCGCGACCGCATTCCTGAACAACTGGTTCGGGATTGAAGGCAACGTGGCGGGACTCTCGCACACCGACAGCATTAGCGTCACCAGCGGTGGCCTGTTGGCCAGTGTTTCGGCTTCCGAGAAGCACTACACGTTTGTGTTCGGACCGCGCATGAGCTTCGGCGCCGGACGCGCGAACCCATTCGTTCACGCGCTCTTCGGGCTGGATCGCATGTCTTTGTCGGGCACGACCTCAGTTGCCGGAAGCTCGGTAAGCGTGAGCGGAAGTAACAGTGCTTTCGCAACCGCAATTGGTGGCGGACTTGAGTACGGTTTCAGCAAGCACTTCGGGATCACGACTGGTGCGGACTACTTGATGACCCGCCATGGTCTGCCGACGATTGCTGGAATCACCTTGAGCACCGCAAGCGCGACGCAGAACAACTTCCGCGTCTCCGCTGGTGTGGTGGTACGGTTCGGTGATTGGGGCGGAGCTTCGAAGCGCTAA
- a CDS encoding D-glycerate dehydrogenase, producing MPIKNGFRVFATCDIGESLDLLRNRGYEVEVYPETEPPPKQVIIKKVQQGIDGLITTLRDPIDAEVFAAGEGHLKVVAQIAVGFDNINRADANRYKIPFTHTADVLTEATAEFAFFMVGALARKMWSSEKLVREKKWGAWHPYLPFLGDEVTGKTIAIIGTGRIGLAMIKKCAGFDMNILCYDPAYQNHDYVRAIQETMDLRHQSKISPEKNWIKYASFDEAIRAADYVSVHVPLLREGESETPTYHLFNETNFRKMKPTAYLVNTSRGPVVDEKALYRALKENWIAGAALDVFEKEPLPDDSLLRDPAIADRLRLFHHFASGANITRLSTDPQKGMAGRTVQGLIDVLEGNYGGDVTKMPYVVNKEAFKK from the coding sequence ATGCCAATCAAAAATGGTTTTCGCGTATTCGCTACCTGTGATATTGGGGAATCACTCGATCTGCTTCGCAATCGTGGGTACGAAGTTGAGGTCTATCCCGAGACTGAGCCGCCACCTAAGCAAGTGATCATCAAGAAAGTCCAGCAGGGAATTGATGGCCTTATCACCACCTTGCGCGATCCCATTGATGCCGAAGTCTTCGCAGCGGGAGAAGGCCATCTGAAGGTCGTCGCCCAGATCGCCGTCGGATTCGACAACATCAACCGGGCGGATGCCAACCGTTACAAAATCCCGTTTACCCACACCGCTGATGTGCTCACCGAAGCGACCGCCGAGTTTGCCTTTTTCATGGTTGGCGCCTTAGCTCGCAAGATGTGGAGCAGCGAGAAACTGGTGCGCGAGAAGAAATGGGGGGCCTGGCACCCCTATCTTCCGTTTCTCGGAGACGAGGTCACCGGCAAGACGATAGCCATTATCGGCACTGGCCGTATTGGGTTGGCGATGATCAAGAAGTGTGCCGGCTTCGACATGAACATTCTGTGCTACGACCCGGCATACCAGAACCACGATTATGTGCGGGCCATCCAGGAGACCATGGATCTTCGCCACCAGAGCAAGATTTCACCCGAGAAGAACTGGATCAAGTATGCGAGCTTTGACGAAGCAATCCGCGCGGCAGACTACGTTAGCGTCCATGTGCCGCTCTTGCGTGAAGGCGAAAGCGAGACGCCTACCTATCATCTATTTAACGAGACCAATTTTCGCAAGATGAAGCCCACCGCGTACCTGGTAAACACTTCTCGCGGTCCCGTGGTAGATGAAAAGGCGCTCTACCGCGCGCTCAAGGAGAATTGGATTGCAGGCGCGGCCCTCGATGTTTTTGAAAAAGAGCCGCTGCCCGACGACTCGCTTTTGCGCGATCCTGCCATCGCCGACCGCCTCCGCCTTTTTCATCATTTCGCCAGCGGCGCCAACATCACCCGTCTCTCAACTGACCCCCAGAAGGGCATGGCTGG